A region from the Rhodopseudomonas julia genome encodes:
- a CDS encoding shikimate kinase, which yields MLRTESKKYSRIEEGAAERVVERLGARNIVLVGMMGAGKTSVGRRLAATLNLPFKDADQEIEAAANLTIADIFATYGEAHFREGEKKVIRRLLTTGPTVIATGGGAFEDAETRQAIANDAVSIWLKADLDLLFDRVRRRSNRPLLRKPNPKEILADLLARREPTYALATLTVASRDVPHHTVVADVLSALDKFLTSENPS from the coding sequence ATGTTGCGAACTGAAAGCAAGAAATATTCACGCATTGAGGAAGGCGCCGCGGAACGCGTCGTCGAGCGTTTGGGTGCGCGAAACATCGTCCTCGTGGGGATGATGGGTGCTGGCAAGACCAGCGTCGGCCGCCGCCTCGCTGCGACACTCAACCTTCCTTTCAAAGATGCCGACCAGGAAATCGAAGCGGCCGCCAACCTGACGATCGCCGACATTTTCGCGACTTACGGCGAAGCGCATTTTCGTGAGGGAGAGAAGAAGGTCATCCGGCGTCTTCTCACCACGGGCCCGACGGTGATTGCGACCGGCGGGGGCGCGTTCGAAGACGCGGAGACACGTCAGGCGATCGCCAATGACGCCGTCTCGATTTGGCTCAAGGCCGATCTCGACCTCCTCTTCGACCGTGTCAGGCGCCGATCGAATCGGCCGCTCTTGCGCAAACCCAACCCGAAAGAAATCTTGGCGGATCTCCTCGCCCGCCGCGAGCCCACCTACGCCCTCGCCACACTCACGGTCGCCTCCCGCGACGTGCCGCACCACACCGTCGTGGCAGACGTTCTTTCCGCCCTTGATAAATTTCTGACCAGCGAGAACCCATCATGA
- a CDS encoding histidine kinase, translating into MPSLFRFLFVIAVLAAIVYGGMIALTLLVEPNPREMSVRIPAERVNQ; encoded by the coding sequence ATGCCAAGTCTCTTTCGCTTCTTGTTTGTCATCGCGGTTCTGGCCGCAATCGTCTACGGTGGCATGATCGCGCTGACGCTTCTTGTGGAGCCCAATCCTCGGGAGATGAGCGTGCGTATTCCTGCGGAGCGGGTCAATCAGTGA
- a CDS encoding site-specific tyrosine recombinase XerD, with product MEAFLEMLAAERGASANTLAAYRRDLLDALGTISDLRAVGGEGVRDYITTLAGRGMSPATQSRRVSALRQFFRFLLSEGLRRDDPTIVLDRPKPRRGLPKTLSVEEVGTLLETARARADREAPSARRLAATRTRALLELLYATGLRVSELVGLPASAATGERPFLIVTGKGGRERLVPLNEDARLAMRDYRALLSERQAGRSPFLFPAASACGHLTRQAFARDLKEVGIEAGISPARLSPHVLRHAFATHLLSGGADLRAVQTLLGHADISTTQIYTHILEERMKTLVQEHHPLGRMR from the coding sequence ATCGAAGCGTTTCTGGAGATGCTGGCGGCTGAGCGGGGGGCGTCTGCCAATACGCTTGCGGCTTATCGGCGCGACCTGCTCGATGCCCTCGGCACGATCAGCGATCTGCGTGCGGTCGGTGGCGAGGGTGTGCGCGATTATATCACAACGCTTGCGGGGCGCGGCATGAGCCCGGCGACGCAAAGCCGGCGGGTTTCCGCACTACGCCAGTTCTTCCGTTTCCTCCTTTCCGAAGGCCTGCGCCGCGACGATCCGACGATCGTTCTCGATCGTCCGAAGCCGCGTCGCGGACTGCCAAAGACCTTGTCTGTCGAAGAGGTTGGTACCTTGTTGGAGACCGCGCGCGCGCGGGCAGACCGCGAGGCGCCGTCTGCGAGGCGGTTGGCTGCAACACGTACGCGCGCGCTTCTGGAGCTTCTCTACGCCACCGGCCTGCGCGTTTCGGAGCTCGTCGGGCTGCCGGCGAGTGCTGCGACCGGTGAGCGTCCCTTTCTGATCGTAACCGGCAAAGGGGGGCGCGAACGGCTTGTGCCTTTGAACGAAGACGCCCGTCTGGCGATGCGCGATTACCGAGCCCTCCTCAGCGAAAGGCAGGCGGGGCGAAGCCCGTTTCTGTTTCCGGCAGCGTCGGCCTGCGGGCATCTGACGCGCCAGGCTTTTGCGCGTGACTTGAAGGAGGTCGGTATCGAGGCCGGCATATCGCCGGCGCGCCTATCGCCGCATGTCTTGCGTCACGCCTTCGCGACGCATCTCCTGTCAGGCGGGGCCGATCTCCGGGCCGTGCAGACCTTGCTCGGCCATGCCGACATTTCGACTACACAGATTTATACCCATATTCTGGAGGAGCGTATGAAGACGCTCGTCCAGGAACATCACCCTCTTGGGCGCATGCGCTGA